A single window of Acidobacteriota bacterium DNA harbors:
- the glmM gene encoding phosphoglucosamine mutase, producing MKPLKIGIAGVRGIVGETLTPELIIAFAQAFATYLDSGRILICRDTRASGPMVQAAVAAGLLASGCEVIDLGICPTPTMQLAVEHFQAAGGISITAGHNPTPWNALKFVRADGLYLNTQQAEELLDIFHQGEFAKAKWNEIRAKIETRDAIEFHIEVLKRAFDVEAIHARKLTVAVDCCNGACALLSPRWLEELGCRVLTINDEIDSPFPHNPEPKRETMAQLRAVVKAGQADIGFAHDADGERIAIVTETGEALSEEMTLAIATEIKLGQKPGTVITHLSTSRTIETIAARHNSNVVRTPVGQAYISEAMLEYNAVLGGEGNGAVAIPEIHATNDAAATIGLILEHLAKTGTKISELVVNLPRFTMLKHYVPVAPNKLFSVLNEIRAEAETAGANDIDLSDGIKLSWPDGWLHIRVSNTESMIRLIAEAETETRANDLLDWAVDRLK from the coding sequence ATGAAACCTCTGAAAATTGGCATTGCCGGAGTACGTGGCATCGTCGGCGAAACGCTGACGCCGGAATTGATCATCGCCTTTGCGCAGGCGTTTGCCACCTATCTGGATTCAGGGCGAATTTTGATTTGCCGCGATACGCGCGCTTCCGGGCCGATGGTTCAGGCAGCGGTGGCGGCGGGGTTATTGGCCTCTGGCTGCGAAGTCATTGATCTGGGCATTTGCCCCACGCCGACGATGCAGCTTGCAGTTGAACATTTCCAAGCCGCCGGAGGCATTTCCATCACTGCCGGCCACAACCCCACGCCGTGGAACGCATTGAAGTTCGTTCGCGCCGATGGGCTGTACCTCAACACGCAACAAGCCGAAGAGTTACTGGACATTTTTCACCAGGGCGAATTTGCCAAAGCCAAATGGAATGAAATCCGGGCCAAAATCGAGACTCGCGACGCCATCGAATTTCACATTGAAGTTCTGAAACGAGCGTTCGACGTGGAAGCCATCCACGCTCGCAAATTGACCGTTGCCGTGGATTGCTGCAACGGAGCTTGTGCGTTGCTCAGCCCGCGCTGGTTGGAAGAATTGGGCTGCCGCGTGTTGACCATCAACGATGAAATTGATTCGCCATTTCCGCACAATCCCGAACCAAAACGTGAAACGATGGCGCAACTTCGCGCTGTGGTGAAAGCCGGGCAAGCTGACATTGGCTTCGCCCACGATGCCGATGGCGAACGCATTGCCATCGTCACTGAAACCGGCGAAGCTTTGTCCGAAGAAATGACGCTGGCCATCGCGACGGAAATCAAGCTCGGTCAAAAGCCGGGCACAGTCATCACACATCTTTCGACTTCGCGCACGATTGAAACCATCGCCGCGCGACACAATTCCAACGTCGTTCGCACGCCGGTCGGTCAGGCGTATATTTCCGAAGCGATGTTGGAATACAACGCTGTGCTCGGCGGCGAAGGCAACGGCGCGGTCGCCATTCCGGAAATTCACGCCACGAATGATGCCGCTGCAACCATCGGGTTGATCTTGGAGCATTTGGCGAAAACAGGAACGAAGATTTCGGAGCTTGTCGTCAACTTGCCGCGCTTCACGATGTTAAAACACTATGTCCCCGTCGCTCCGAACAAACTCTTTTCCGTGCTGAATGAAATCCGCGCCGAGGCCGAAACCGCCGGAGCCAATGACATTGACTTAAGCGACGGCATCAAACTTTCGTGGCCCGACGGCTGGTTGCACATTCGCGTATCGAATACCGAATCCATGATCCGCTTGATTGCCGAGGCCGAAACCGAAACGAGAGCCAATGATTTGTTGGATTGGGCGGTTGATCGGCTGAAGTAA
- the glmM gene encoding phosphoglucosamine mutase — translation MRAIPSLKISISGVRGVIGDSLTPALLTRFAQAFGTYIGSGTIVIGRDPRTSGEMVRQAVIAGLLSSGCRVIELGVCPVPTVQLIVRQRKASGGIAITASHNPAEWNALKFVNSEGLFLSPGQARELLDIYHQGDYTKVNGSQMRSVEDFSGVLDAHIKAILDVVGTLPPKRELKVALDSCNGAGSIIAPRLLEALGAEVVTVNTTPDGSFPRGAEPIAENLGKLCQLVKDSGADVGFAQDMDADRLAVVNEHGEPIGEENTLVLASRFVVSKTPGALVANLSTTSAMDDLAKKFGCTLHRSKIGEANVTELMQQVHAVIGGEGNGGVIYPRINFCRDSHVGMALILHLLAQTECSISDLVADLPRYVMIKEKLNCPSDRISDVLKMVRRDYANEQLDLRDGVKVSFADGWLHVRGSNTEPIIRLIAEAKSAERAKEILDHVFEKSARLLK, via the coding sequence ATGCGAGCAATTCCTTCACTCAAAATCAGCATTTCCGGCGTTCGCGGAGTCATCGGCGATTCGCTGACGCCGGCGTTGCTGACGCGGTTTGCTCAGGCGTTCGGAACCTACATCGGTTCGGGAACGATTGTCATCGGGCGCGACCCGCGAACTTCGGGCGAGATGGTTCGCCAGGCAGTAATTGCCGGATTGCTTTCCAGCGGCTGTCGCGTCATAGAGCTGGGCGTTTGTCCGGTTCCGACCGTGCAGTTGATTGTTCGCCAACGCAAAGCGTCCGGCGGCATTGCCATTACCGCCAGTCACAATCCGGCGGAATGGAACGCACTGAAGTTCGTCAACTCCGAAGGGTTGTTTCTGAGTCCGGGGCAGGCGCGCGAGTTGTTGGATATTTACCACCAGGGCGATTACACCAAAGTCAATGGCAGCCAAATGCGCAGCGTGGAAGATTTTTCCGGCGTGCTCGATGCGCACATCAAAGCAATCCTGGACGTGGTGGGAACGTTGCCACCCAAACGAGAACTGAAAGTCGCGCTGGATTCCTGCAATGGCGCGGGTTCCATCATCGCTCCGCGTTTGCTGGAAGCGCTCGGCGCGGAAGTCGTCACGGTCAACACCACGCCCGACGGTTCGTTTCCTCGCGGCGCGGAACCGATTGCGGAAAATCTTGGCAAGCTCTGTCAATTGGTCAAAGATAGCGGAGCCGACGTTGGGTTTGCTCAGGATATGGATGCCGACCGGTTGGCTGTGGTCAATGAACACGGCGAACCGATTGGCGAAGAAAATACATTGGTGCTGGCTTCGCGCTTTGTGGTCAGCAAAACGCCCGGAGCGTTGGTAGCCAATCTTTCCACGACTTCGGCAATGGATGACCTGGCAAAAAAATTTGGCTGCACGCTTCACCGGTCGAAAATCGGTGAAGCCAACGTCACGGAACTGATGCAGCAGGTTCACGCGGTAATCGGCGGCGAAGGAAACGGCGGGGTGATTTATCCGCGCATCAATTTTTGCCGCGACAGCCACGTGGGAATGGCATTGATCTTGCATTTGCTGGCGCAAACTGAGTGTTCGATTTCTGACCTGGTCGCCGACCTGCCACGATATGTGATGATCAAGGAAAAGCTGAATTGCCCTTCGGATCGAATTTCCGACGTCCTGAAAATGGTTCGCCGCGATTATGCCAATGAACAACTGGACTTGCGGGATGGCGTGAAAGTCAGTTTTGCGGATGGATGGTTGCACGTGCGTGGATCGAACACGGAACCAATTATTCGTCTAATCGCCGAAGCGAAAAGTGCGGAGCGGGCCAAAGAAATTCTGGACCATGTATTTGAAAAATCCGCCCGGTTGCTGAAGTGA
- the mltG gene encoding endolytic transglycosylase MltG, with protein MQTRTSRKKVYLASAVIIIIIIVVVAVGGGWVWLNREIRRPINHTATQKTITIESGASTSVIVARLHAEGIFPSTLPVKLWLRLFDRGVNLKSGDYRFKSPISPLQVLNQMIRGEIATRQFTIPEGYNQYDIAHVLSGLQGLKQHPMAPEAVLDLLKDVSLIADLDPEANTLEGYLFPDTYEYSASTTREQLVELMVKRFRRVYTPEMQQRAGELGMTTRQAVTMASLIEKEAKVDSERELISSVFHRRLKTGDTLACDPTIIYAALIEGKYRGKIYQSDLDRDSAYNTYKHAGLPPGPIASPGQRSLQAALNPAQTDYLYFVVDAMKKDGSHHFSATSAEHDKAVRLLRQAERNDSK; from the coding sequence ATGCAAACAAGAACCAGTAGAAAAAAAGTTTATTTAGCGAGTGCCGTAATCATCATCATCATCATCGTTGTCGTAGCTGTTGGCGGCGGCTGGGTTTGGTTAAACCGTGAGATACGACGCCCGATCAATCACACCGCGACTCAAAAAACGATCACTATCGAATCCGGCGCCAGCACTTCAGTCATCGTCGCACGGCTGCATGCTGAAGGAATTTTTCCCAGTACGTTGCCTGTAAAATTATGGCTGCGTTTGTTTGACCGAGGAGTGAATTTGAAATCCGGCGATTACCGTTTCAAATCCCCCATCTCCCCGCTTCAGGTTCTCAACCAGATGATTCGCGGAGAAATCGCCACGCGGCAATTCACGATTCCCGAAGGATACAATCAATATGACATTGCCCATGTATTGTCAGGGCTGCAGGGATTAAAGCAACACCCGATGGCGCCTGAGGCGGTATTGGACTTGTTGAAAGATGTTTCCCTGATTGCCGATCTGGATCCTGAGGCCAATACTCTTGAAGGCTACCTTTTCCCAGATACCTACGAATACTCAGCCAGCACCACACGGGAGCAATTGGTGGAGCTGATGGTCAAACGCTTTCGCCGTGTTTACACGCCGGAAATGCAACAACGCGCGGGTGAATTGGGAATGACGACGCGACAAGCTGTCACCATGGCTTCCTTGATTGAAAAAGAAGCCAAGGTAGACAGTGAACGCGAATTGATTTCGTCGGTTTTTCACCGCCGATTGAAAACCGGTGATACATTGGCTTGTGACCCGACAATCATTTATGCCGCGCTGATCGAAGGAAAATATCGCGGCAAGATTTATCAAAGCGACCTGGATCGAGATTCGGCCTACAACACTTATAAACACGCCGGCTTGCCGCCGGGGCCGATTGCATCGCCTGGCCAGCGTTCACTGCAAGCAGCATTAAATCCTGCACAAACTGATTACCTGTATTTTGTTGTAGACGCGATGAAAAAAGACGGTTCCCATCACTTCTCAGCAACTTCCGCTGAACACGATAAAGCTGTCCGGTTGTTGCGACAGGCCGAACGCAACGACTCCAAATAA
- a CDS encoding LysR family transcriptional regulator, with the protein MEMTQLRTFRAVAETLNFTRAAERLHLTQSAVSHQIKALEEELGEPLFIRAKRGVKLSQAGKIALEYVGRILDDAEALRESISGRERTPVGRVRVAAATQAFVHLFVPLFESFMDSHPGIDLSFRTTVSTEHTVADILNGAADVGFASLAVYSPNLQVTKLFEDELKLVVSTDHPLAKKRAITVTEIQKEKLILFERGASIRRATDQFFDQIGVRPDLALESNDTFFIKRMVERGLGVSLLPTWSVRDEVKAGKLAQLQITGHRLRRSVALVSLGRFQPSPTRAFIAYILRNKTKIQEMAGGGAKPESERD; encoded by the coding sequence ATGGAAATGACGCAGCTAAGGACTTTTCGCGCGGTCGCGGAAACCTTGAACTTCACACGGGCGGCGGAGCGATTACATTTAACTCAGTCGGCAGTGAGCCATCAGATCAAGGCGCTGGAAGAAGAGTTGGGCGAGCCACTTTTCATTCGCGCCAAACGCGGCGTGAAACTTTCCCAGGCAGGAAAGATTGCGTTGGAATATGTGGGCCGAATTCTGGATGACGCCGAAGCTTTGCGGGAAAGCATTTCAGGCCGTGAACGTACCCCTGTTGGACGTGTTCGCGTCGCAGCGGCAACGCAGGCGTTTGTTCATTTGTTTGTGCCGCTGTTTGAATCGTTTATGGATTCCCATCCAGGAATTGACCTTTCGTTCCGAACGACGGTCAGCACCGAACACACCGTGGCCGATATTTTGAACGGCGCAGCGGATGTTGGATTTGCGTCTCTGGCAGTGTATTCGCCCAACTTACAAGTCACGAAACTCTTTGAAGACGAATTGAAGCTGGTCGTCAGCACAGATCATCCGCTGGCAAAAAAACGAGCGATCACTGTGACCGAGATTCAAAAAGAAAAATTGATTTTGTTTGAACGCGGTGCCTCGATTCGCCGCGCAACAGATCAGTTCTTCGATCAAATCGGAGTGCGACCGGATTTGGCGCTGGAATCCAACGATACGTTTTTCATCAAACGAATGGTCGAACGTGGATTGGGAGTTTCGCTGCTGCCGACGTGGTCGGTCCGCGACGAAGTCAAGGCGGGCAAACTGGCGCAATTGCAAATCACCGGTCATCGTTTGCGGCGTTCGGTAGCGCTGGTGTCGTTGGGACGTTTTCAGCCTTCACCGACCCGGGCCTTCATTGCATACATTTTGCGAAATAAAACAAAGATTCAGGAAATGGCGGGCGGCGGCGCTAAACCGGAAAGCGAGCGCGACTAG
- the thyA gene encoding thymidylate synthase, with amino-acid sequence MKQYLDLLAHVMETGVKKTDRTGIGTISVFGYQMRFNLAEGLPVVTTKKLHLRSIIYELLWFLRGDTNVKYLKDNGVSIWDEWADQSGDLGPIYGKQWRSWGAGDGRSLDQISQVINQIKTNPDSRRLIVSAWNVGELEQMALTPCHAMFQFYVVEGKLSCLLFQRSADCFLGVPFNIASYAMLTHMITQQCDLQVGEFIWTGGDCHIYLNHLEQVKLQLSRTPFPLPTLNIKRKPDSIFDYRYEDFELVNYQSHPSIAAPIAV; translated from the coding sequence ATGAAGCAATACCTGGATTTATTGGCGCACGTGATGGAAACCGGCGTCAAGAAAACAGACCGAACCGGAATCGGGACAATCAGTGTTTTCGGTTACCAGATGCGGTTCAACCTGGCCGAAGGCTTGCCGGTGGTGACGACCAAAAAGCTGCATCTGCGTTCGATCATTTATGAACTGTTATGGTTCCTGCGCGGAGACACCAACGTCAAATACCTGAAAGACAACGGCGTCAGCATCTGGGATGAATGGGCCGACCAGAGTGGCGATCTAGGGCCAATTTACGGCAAACAATGGCGTAGTTGGGGGGCAGGCGACGGCCGTAGCCTTGACCAGATCAGTCAAGTGATCAACCAGATCAAAACCAATCCCGATTCGCGCCGCTTGATCGTTTCTGCCTGGAACGTGGGCGAACTGGAGCAAATGGCGCTGACGCCCTGCCACGCGATGTTCCAGTTTTATGTTGTTGAAGGGAAACTGTCTTGCCTGTTGTTTCAACGTTCGGCGGATTGTTTTCTGGGCGTGCCGTTCAACATTGCCAGTTACGCGATGCTGACGCACATGATTACCCAGCAGTGTGATTTGCAAGTAGGCGAATTCATCTGGACGGGGGGCGATTGCCACATTTACCTGAACCATCTGGAGCAGGTGAAGTTGCAATTGTCGCGGACGCCGTTTCCCTTGCCGACACTGAACATCAAACGAAAGCCGGATTCGATTTTCGATTACCGCTACGAAGATTTTGAATTGGTGAATTACCAATCACATCCTTCTATTGCTGCGCCGATTGCTGTGTGA
- a CDS encoding MFS transporter: protein MTEPGRKPIDKLRWWIGGMLFLSTVINYIDRQTLANLAPYLKTEFGWTNTDYAMLAISFRIAYSVGLSANGRLLDRIGTRLGLTLSVLWYSVISMLTALARGFYSFAGFRFLLGAGESANWPGATKAVSEWFPKQERALATALFDSGSSIGGAIAPLLIVPIYLHWGWRPAFVIPGILGFFWLILWRRFYYSPETHPRISAEELQMIQQDKLDYEPKEGTPRQSWLELLTLPQTWGTIASKALTDPVWFFVTDWFPIYLVSKGINLKSGLIAVWIPFIAADLGNFFGGWLSGYLIKRGWSLGAARKALAVFGGVGVMLLIPTIFTTNLMMIALLFGAATFAYAAFSTIANVLPADLFTRDAVASVSGMSGSAAGVLTIIAFLLVGRFSDERAAQATTSFDPIIVVAGLVPLAGMALVLLLIRNTSATERGSVRRI from the coding sequence ATGACTGAACCTGGCCGAAAACCGATTGATAAGCTTCGATGGTGGATTGGCGGAATGCTCTTTCTTTCGACGGTCATCAATTACATTGACCGGCAGACGCTGGCGAATCTGGCTCCGTACCTGAAAACGGAATTTGGATGGACCAACACGGATTACGCGATGTTGGCGATTTCATTCCGCATTGCGTATTCGGTGGGCTTATCGGCGAATGGGCGCTTGCTGGATCGCATTGGCACTCGGTTGGGACTGACGCTTTCCGTGTTGTGGTATTCCGTGATTTCGATGCTGACGGCACTGGCCAGAGGGTTTTACAGTTTCGCCGGATTCCGCTTTTTGTTGGGGGCGGGCGAATCGGCCAACTGGCCAGGAGCCACCAAGGCCGTTTCGGAATGGTTCCCAAAACAGGAACGCGCACTGGCAACGGCGTTGTTCGACAGCGGATCTTCCATTGGCGGAGCCATTGCTCCGCTTCTGATCGTGCCGATTTATCTTCATTGGGGATGGCGTCCGGCGTTTGTCATTCCGGGCATTTTGGGATTTTTCTGGCTGATCCTGTGGCGGCGATTTTATTACTCGCCGGAAACGCATCCGCGAATCAGCGCCGAAGAGTTGCAGATGATTCAACAGGACAAGCTGGATTACGAACCGAAAGAAGGCACACCGCGCCAAAGCTGGCTGGAGTTGCTGACACTGCCGCAAACCTGGGGGACGATTGCATCAAAAGCATTGACCGATCCAGTCTGGTTTTTTGTCACAGACTGGTTTCCCATCTATCTGGTTTCCAAGGGCATCAACCTGAAAAGCGGATTGATCGCGGTGTGGATTCCGTTCATCGCTGCCGATTTGGGGAATTTTTTTGGCGGTTGGTTGTCCGGGTATTTGATCAAACGGGGCTGGTCGTTGGGCGCTGCGCGTAAAGCATTGGCCGTTTTCGGAGGTGTTGGTGTGATGCTGTTGATCCCAACCATTTTCACGACCAACCTGATGATGATCGCCCTGTTGTTCGGAGCCGCCACGTTTGCGTATGCTGCGTTTTCGACGATTGCGAATGTACTGCCTGCGGATTTGTTCACCCGGGATGCCGTGGCTTCGGTCAGCGGCATGAGCGGTTCGGCGGCGGGCGTTTTAACCATCATCGCTTTTTTGTTGGTTGGACGTTTTTCCGATGAGCGTGCGGCACAAGCAACAACTTCTTTTGACCCCATCATCGTTGTCGCAGGGTTGGTTCCACTGGCAGGAATGGCTCTGGTTTTGTTGTTGATTCGGAACACCAGCGCGACGGAACGAGGATCGGTACGGCGAATATGA
- the ruvX gene encoding Holliday junction resolvase RuvX has protein sequence MRVMAIDYGTKSIGLAICDELQLSVRPLTTIRSPELSRASKHIGELATTYEVGTLVVGLPLNMDGSRGEAVEKVEKFVAELQSHVSVPIEMIDERLTSYEADQILREMGVSLKERKAKSDEYAAVLILQDYLDGLVTRRNLPTT, from the coding sequence ATGCGTGTGATGGCAATTGATTATGGAACTAAGTCTATTGGCTTGGCGATTTGCGACGAATTGCAACTGAGCGTCCGCCCATTAACCACAATTCGTTCGCCGGAGCTAAGCCGAGCGTCAAAACACATCGGCGAATTGGCCACAACTTACGAAGTTGGAACATTGGTTGTCGGATTGCCGCTGAACATGGACGGTTCTCGCGGCGAGGCAGTCGAGAAAGTCGAAAAATTCGTCGCAGAATTGCAATCGCATGTTTCCGTACCAATTGAAATGATTGATGAACGGTTGACCTCTTATGAAGCTGATCAGATTTTGCGCGAAATGGGCGTTAGCCTGAAGGAGCGAAAAGCAAAATCGGACGAATATGCCGCTGTTTTAATTTTACAGGATTATTTGGACGGTTTGGTAACCCGCAGGAATCTTCCGACGACTTAA
- a CDS encoding D-2-hydroxyacid dehydrogenase, which produces MKIWCNALFPAESKARLRDAVGDHHIVFADDLADTLSSGNSIPASDLPADADVAFGQPSAAQLIASSELRWAHLNSAGYTAYDSDDFRETFTQQGKILTNSSDVYAEPTAEHVVAMIYAQARQLPQSMDNQRSERGWPFYSTRAASRLLKGQTALLLGFGHIAQRVAELLSPLGMNLVAVRRTITGNEPIRVLPEREIASALPLADHIVNILPASPETKNFLNAERLALIKPGAILYNVGRGTTVDQAALRECLLSGRLAAAYLDVTEPEPLPPDDPLWTTPNCFITPHSGGGHSDEMERLVEHFLKNLQRFTSGQALLNRLI; this is translated from the coding sequence ATGAAAATCTGGTGTAATGCACTTTTCCCTGCCGAATCGAAAGCGCGTTTGCGCGACGCTGTCGGCGATCACCACATCGTGTTTGCCGATGATCTGGCCGATACTCTATCTTCGGGCAATTCCATTCCCGCGTCTGACTTGCCTGCGGATGCCGATGTCGCGTTTGGCCAACCCAGTGCGGCTCAGTTGATCGCCAGTTCTGAACTTCGCTGGGCGCATTTGAACAGCGCCGGATACACAGCATATGACAGCGACGATTTCCGCGAAACATTCACACAACAAGGTAAAATCCTGACCAACAGCTCTGACGTGTACGCCGAACCTACCGCCGAGCACGTGGTTGCAATGATTTACGCCCAGGCGCGGCAATTGCCGCAATCCATGGACAATCAACGCAGTGAACGCGGTTGGCCGTTTTATTCGACCCGGGCCGCTTCGCGGTTGTTGAAAGGGCAAACGGCCTTGCTGCTCGGCTTCGGGCACATTGCGCAGCGCGTCGCCGAATTGCTTTCGCCGTTGGGAATGAACCTCGTCGCCGTTCGCCGAACAATTACTGGCAATGAACCGATTCGCGTTTTGCCGGAACGCGAGATTGCCAGCGCGCTGCCACTGGCGGATCATATCGTCAACATTTTGCCCGCCAGCCCGGAAACAAAAAACTTTCTAAACGCGGAGCGGCTTGCGCTTATTAAACCGGGCGCGATTTTGTATAACGTCGGTCGAGGCACCACAGTGGATCAAGCGGCGCTGCGTGAATGCCTGTTGTCCGGTCGGCTTGCCGCGGCCTATCTGGACGTGACTGAACCGGAGCCTTTGCCGCCGGACGATCCGCTTTGGACGACACCCAATTGCTTCATCACGCCGCATTCCGGTGGGGGCCATTCCGACGAAATGGAGCGACTCGTCGAACACTTCCTGAAAAACCTTCAGCGATTCACCAGCGGGCAAGCGTTGCTCAATCGTCTTATTTGA
- a CDS encoding dihydrofolate reductase — protein sequence MISCGAGNLRFQPGANVIVSLIAAMDKLRGIGRENQLPWRLSADLKKFRELTMGHHIIVGRKTFESIGKPLPGRRMIIVTRDRGFHAESCAICHSLAEAIELARSHGESEVFVCGGAEIYQQSIALADRLYLTFVDAEIVADAFFPEFDPAEWIERESVFHPADEKNEFPFTFKLLVRQ from the coding sequence ATGATAAGTTGCGGCGCTGGCAACTTGAGGTTTCAACCAGGAGCGAATGTGATCGTTTCGTTGATTGCAGCGATGGATAAACTGCGCGGCATTGGGCGCGAGAACCAATTGCCGTGGCGATTATCTGCGGACTTGAAAAAATTCCGCGAACTGACAATGGGGCATCACATCATTGTCGGGCGAAAGACGTTTGAATCCATTGGCAAGCCGCTTCCCGGCAGACGGATGATCATCGTCACACGCGACCGGGGATTCCACGCCGAAAGCTGCGCAATTTGTCATTCGCTGGCGGAAGCCATTGAACTGGCCCGCTCGCACGGCGAAAGCGAAGTGTTCGTCTGCGGCGGAGCAGAGATTTATCAGCAATCCATTGCGCTTGCCGACCGGCTTTACCTGACGTTTGTGGATGCCGAAATCGTCGCTGATGCGTTCTTTCCGGAATTTGATCCGGCAGAATGGATCGAACGGGAATCTGTTTTTCATCCAGCGGACGAAAAAAACGAATTCCCGTTCACGTTTAAGTTGTTGGTTCGGCAATGA
- a CDS encoding GlsB/YeaQ/YmgE family stress response membrane protein, producing the protein MGLWEIITTAIVGLIVGLIARFVLPGRDPMGLLMTMILGIAGSFLGRFIGSSLLHLSAGASSGWIMAIIGSVILLLLYRLLAGRSNA; encoded by the coding sequence ATGGGTCTGTGGGAAATTATCACAACTGCAATTGTCGGTTTGATCGTCGGTTTGATTGCCAGATTCGTCCTGCCCGGCAGAGACCCGATGGGTTTACTGATGACCATGATTTTGGGTATTGCCGGTTCGTTCCTCGGAAGGTTTATCGGTTCAAGCCTGCTTCATCTGAGTGCAGGAGCCAGTTCGGGATGGATTATGGCCATCATTGGCTCCGTCATTTTGCTGTTGCTGTACCGATTGCTTGCCGGTCGAAGCAATGCGTAA
- a CDS encoding TIM barrel protein has product MHKPSRRTFLQTTVAAAGSVALAGNADASTQNPANPALGGGGFKLGLVTYNLAKDWDVPTIIKNCEATGFEAVELRTTHKHGVEPTLTKEQRAEIKARFAGSKVRLLSLGSVCEFHSPDQTVVRKNIDECKRFIELAHDIGALGVKVRPNGIPKEVPEEKTIAQIGAALRECGDAAKSAGVEIWVEVHGRDSCLPPRMVGMMKAANHTNVGICWNSNPEDLINGSLKPGFEMLKSYLRNAHINELWKPEYPWRDLFGMMKAAGYNRYCLAEIPETSDPIRLMRYYKALWLEQCKA; this is encoded by the coding sequence ATGCACAAACCATCTCGTCGTACTTTTTTGCAAACCACTGTAGCGGCCGCCGGTTCAGTTGCGCTGGCTGGAAACGCAGACGCTTCGACGCAGAACCCCGCCAACCCTGCGCTTGGCGGCGGAGGCTTCAAACTCGGTCTGGTGACTTACAACTTGGCCAAAGATTGGGATGTTCCGACCATCATCAAAAACTGCGAGGCCACAGGTTTTGAAGCCGTTGAATTGCGCACCACGCACAAACATGGCGTCGAACCGACTTTAACCAAAGAACAACGCGCCGAAATCAAAGCACGGTTTGCCGGATCGAAAGTTCGTTTGCTGAGTTTGGGCAGCGTTTGCGAATTTCACTCGCCGGATCAAACCGTAGTTCGCAAAAACATTGACGAATGCAAGCGCTTCATTGAACTGGCGCACGACATTGGCGCTCTGGGTGTCAAAGTTCGCCCCAACGGAATTCCGAAGGAAGTCCCCGAAGAAAAAACCATTGCGCAAATCGGCGCGGCTCTGCGCGAATGCGGCGACGCCGCAAAGTCAGCCGGCGTCGAAATCTGGGTCGAAGTCCACGGACGCGATTCCTGTTTGCCGCCGCGTATGGTCGGGATGATGAAAGCCGCTAATCACACGAACGTCGGCATTTGTTGGAATTCCAATCCCGAAGATTTGATCAACGGTTCACTCAAACCCGGGTTTGAAATGCTCAAATCCTACCTTCGCAATGCGCACATCAATGAATTATGGAAGCCGGAATATCCGTGGCGCGATTTGTTCGGAATGATGAAGGCGGCCGGTTATAACCGCTATTGTTTGGCTGAAATTCCCGAAACTTCTGACCCGATTCGACTAATGCGGTATTACAAAGCTTTGTGGCTGGAACAATGCAAAGCGTAG
- a CDS encoding DUF1311 domain-containing protein: MKTKILFAVFLLVVVLSTTVPAQKPAAKKTAARKPPECADLETQAGMNRCALYKYQKADEALNKSYQETMNVVQPDLKPKLKAAQQAWIQFRDAHCECEAFIYEGGTIQPLIKYSCLETVTIARTKQLKALANDVH; this comes from the coding sequence ATGAAAACGAAAATTCTCTTTGCCGTATTTCTTCTGGTTGTTGTGCTGTCAACCACTGTTCCGGCGCAAAAGCCTGCCGCGAAAAAAACTGCCGCGAGAAAACCGCCGGAGTGCGCGGATTTGGAAACGCAGGCTGGTATGAATCGCTGCGCCCTTTACAAATATCAAAAAGCCGACGAAGCGTTAAACAAGAGTTATCAGGAAACAATGAATGTGGTTCAACCTGATCTCAAACCAAAATTGAAGGCGGCGCAGCAAGCTTGGATTCAGTTCCGCGACGCGCATTGCGAATGCGAAGCGTTTATATACGAAGGCGGCACCATCCAACCCCTGATTAAATACTCATGCCTGGAAACCGTGACCATTGCCCGCACAAAACAATTGAAGGCTTTAGCCAACGATGTTCACTGA